From the Sphingobium yanoikuyae genome, the window TTCATGCAGGGCGACATGGGTGCCGTCGGCCAGCTTCACCGTCATCACCGTCTGGGCGGTCCCGACCGCGTCGAGCGGGGTGCGGTTGTAGAGATATTCCTCGCGGTTCCACCCATAGGCGGGCTTCCACCATGCTGTGCCGCCCTGCGCGAAGGCGAACTGGGTCAGTTCTTCGGCAATATTGGCGTGATGGAGGTTGGCCTGATCGGGCAGGCTGTAGCGGAAGGCGACGCCATCATCGAACAGGCGGAAGGTCACATCCATCTCGCGCTGGAGATCGCCCTTTTCGCGGAAGACCAGCGTCAGCTCATTATGATGGTCGCGGATCCTGCTCCATTCGCCCCAGGGCTGGGTCCAGCTCGTGTCGCTGCTCGCCTGCTTGCTATCGGCCAGCGTCAGGTTGCGCTCGATCTTGGGCGCGTCGGTGAACATGAAGCCCAAACGGGAATCGGCGATCAGCGGCTTGCCATTGCGCTGCACGGCGTAGCTGGGACGCCCCTCGCCATCGAGGCTGATGGTGAGGGTGATATGGCCGTCGGGCGAGGCGGCCCTGGCCACCACATCGGCGCGCGCGGCGGTGGGCGCGAGCGCCAGGGCAATGAGCGGGAGGGCGAGCGCGGTCAGTCGCGTCATGGAAGAATCCTTGTCTTTCGGCGCGTCATTGCGAGCGCAGCGAAGCAATCCATGGGCAGTCCATTTGGATTGCTTCGCTACGCTCGCAATGACGAGGGAGAATGTCATTCTGAATGGTCAAAGGCGGCGACGAGGCCGGATGCGGGGGCGAAATTCCAGTCGGCGATGCGGCCGGTCGACAGCTGGCCCTGCCAGCGGTCCGCATCGGCCGGGCGCCAGGCGACGGGGCCGGTGCCGAGGTTGAAGACGCAGAGGCGCTGTTGCCCGTCCTGCGTCCGTTCAAAGGCGAGCAGATCGTCCGGCGTATCGAGAAAGGTGATCGTGCCGCTGCGCAGTGCCGGGGTAGCGTTGCGCAGGGCCAGCACCTGCCGCGTCCAGTGGAGCAGCGAGGCAGGGTCGGCTTCCTGCGCGTCGACGGCGAGCGGGCGGTGCGCTTCCCCCACCGGCAGCCAGGGCCTGGCATCGGAGAAGCCGAGCCAGGGCGCCGCGCCGGTCCAGGGCATGGGCGTGCGGGCGCCGTCGCGCGACAGGGTCAGCGGCCAGTTGGCGATCGCTTCGGGATCCTGCAGATCCTCGAACGCGATATCGACCTGCGGCAGGCCCAGTTCCTCGCCATAATAGAGGAAGATGTTGCCGCGCAGGCAGGCGAGCAGCAGCATCTTCATCCGGCAATAGGCATGGGCGTCGATGTCACCGGCCCAGCGCGAGACGGCGCGCGGCGCGTCATGATTTTCGAACGCCCAGCTTGGCCAGCCAATCCCCTGCTCCGCCGGCCAGCGCGACAGCGCGTCTTTCAGGAACGGCGCGGTCAATTTGGGGGCGTAGAGGAAGTCGAAGCCATAGGCGGTGTTGAGGCGATGATCGCCCTGGGTGAAGGCCTTCATCTCCGCATCGCTGTCATCCCCGCCGACTTCGGCGACGGTGAAGCGATCGGGATATTCGTCGAACACCGAACGCACCTTTTCCAGGAACAGCGGAATGTCCGGGTGGCTCTGGCTGTAGCGCTTGATCTGGAAATCATAGGGGCGCGTGCGGATGCGGCCGTCTTCGGGCGCGGGCGGATTGTCGCGCAGTTGCGGGTCAGGCATCGAATGGTTGATCGCGTCGATGCGGAAGCCGTCGACACCGCGGTCCAGCCAGAAGCGCACGATATCCAGCACCGCCGCCTGCACCTTTCCATTGTGCAGGTTGATCTGCGGCTGCTCCTTCAGGAAATTGTGCATGTAGTATTGGCCGCGCCGCGCGTCCCAGGTCCAGGCCGGGCCGCCGAACACCGACTGCCAGTTGTTGGGCGGCGTGCCGTCGGGCTTCGCATCGGCCCAGACATACCAGTCGGCATGGTCATTCTGGCGGCTGGAGCGGCTTTCGATGAACCAGGGATGTTCATCGGAGGTATGGGCCCAGACCTGATCGACGATGATGCGCAGGCCCAGATCATGGGCGCGGGCGATCAGCGCGTCGAAATCGGCGAGCGTGCCGAAGATCGGATCGACATCGCAATAATCCGACACGTCATAGCCGAAGTCGCGCATCGGGCTCTTGAAGAAAGGCGAGAGCCAGATGGCATCGACGCCGAGCGAGGCGACATAGGGAAGATGGGTGGTGATGCCGGCCAGATCGCCGATGCCGTCGCCATTGGAGTCGGCGAAGCTGCGCGGATAGATCTGGTAGATGGTGGCGCCGCGCCACCAGGGAGTCAGTGCGTCGGTCATTGCGGATTAGCGCTCCGTACAGCGCAGACGCTGTAGCCAAGGGGAGGAAGGTCGAGGGCGAGGCTGCCGGGCGCGGACGCGCGCGGGGAACAGGCCGCGCCGGCAAGGGTGTCGAAGGCGGTGGAGGCGGTATCCACCTGAACCTGCGCCCTGATCGGCGCGGTCGATGTGTTGAAGGCGATCAGATATTCCGCGCCCGTGTCGGGATCGAAGCGGGAGACGGCGAACAGGCCCGGTTCGTCGCCGCGCGCGCGGATCGTCTCGCTGCCCCGGCGCAGCGCGGCATGGCCGGTGCGCAGGCGGGCGAGCGCCGCAATCTCGCGATAGAGCGGATGGGCAGGATCGAAGCGCGCGGTGGCGGTAGTGGCAGTGCTGCCGAGCAGGCGATTGTCGTTATAGCTCGCCACCTGGCTGCCGAACATATCCTCGCGCGCGTCCTGATCGCCGCCGTCGCCGACGAAACCCTGTTCATCGCCATAATAGATGGTCGG encodes:
- a CDS encoding alpha-glucosidase encodes the protein MTDALTPWWRGATIYQIYPRSFADSNGDGIGDLAGITTHLPYVASLGVDAIWLSPFFKSPMRDFGYDVSDYCDVDPIFGTLADFDALIARAHDLGLRIIVDQVWAHTSDEHPWFIESRSSRQNDHADWYVWADAKPDGTPPNNWQSVFGGPAWTWDARRGQYYMHNFLKEQPQINLHNGKVQAAVLDIVRFWLDRGVDGFRIDAINHSMPDPQLRDNPPAPEDGRIRTRPYDFQIKRYSQSHPDIPLFLEKVRSVFDEYPDRFTVAEVGGDDSDAEMKAFTQGDHRLNTAYGFDFLYAPKLTAPFLKDALSRWPAEQGIGWPSWAFENHDAPRAVSRWAGDIDAHAYCRMKMLLLACLRGNIFLYYGEELGLPQVDIAFEDLQDPEAIANWPLTLSRDGARTPMPWTGAAPWLGFSDARPWLPVGEAHRPLAVDAQEADPASLLHWTRQVLALRNATPALRSGTITFLDTPDDLLAFERTQDGQQRLCVFNLGTGPVAWRPADADRWQGQLSTGRIADWNFAPASGLVAAFDHSE